One Lysinibacillus fusiformis genomic window carries:
- a CDS encoding GNAT family N-acetyltransferase yields the protein MITLKPMNRDEFQQYINFAIEDYAKDKIASGNWHVDEAIELSRESFMRLLPEDEKTDLNYLFSIFCNDTLVGMIWFSQKSPTNLEEGFIYDFIIYEQYQGRGYGKAAMKKAEIVAKGMGINKIGLHVFGHNKIARGLYEKMGYEITNITMAKSI from the coding sequence ATGATTACATTAAAACCTATGAACCGTGATGAGTTTCAACAGTATATTAACTTTGCAATCGAAGACTACGCGAAAGACAAGATTGCTTCTGGAAATTGGCATGTAGATGAAGCAATTGAACTGTCTAGGGAATCATTCATGCGACTGTTACCAGAAGATGAAAAAACTGATTTAAATTATTTATTCTCAATCTTTTGTAACGATACCTTGGTCGGAATGATTTGGTTTTCACAAAAATCGCCTACAAATCTTGAAGAAGGTTTTATTTATGATTTTATCATATATGAACAATATCAGGGACGAGGGTATGGTAAGGCAGCGATGAAAAAAGCAGAAATAGTCGCAAAAGGAATGGGTATAAACAAAATAGGTTTACACGTTTTTGGTCATAACAAAATAGCACGTGGATTATACGAAAAAATGGGTTATGAAATTACAAATATTACAATGGCAAAATCAATTTGA
- a CDS encoding YjcZ family sporulation protein, translating to MGYSGNVGNYNSCCGNYGMDYGKDNSSTFVLIVVLFILLIIVGATFMNKGY from the coding sequence ATGGGATACTCCGGAAATGTAGGTAATTATAATAGTTGCTGTGGAAACTATGGCATGGACTATGGCAAGGATAATAGTTCAACATTCGTTCTAATCGTTGTCCTATTCATTCTTCTAATTATTGTTGGCGCTACTTTCATGAATAAAGGATATTAA
- a CDS encoding nucleoid-associated protein translates to MLEVSDSKLAQYVVHQVSDKLVLGEEVFSQPEVMLEAAFTQLAFNKLDMEQQYEFFHETDIGLNEVYTYVKAIFDSENSFLEQSKHIATHLQSASGHPHIKSGELFIGLFENCFMSTEVTKVIAIVKIDEKEMFLDVKNEQNKMIVNGIDGINVKKINNMAVIVNMGADEAPAVFMKTKKKEDVVYWQERFLKIKVADEHYHKTNLALVECKKYILKEENFTNTEKLGFLNKTLDYFRNEEEFQVNDYMETVFEEADPVQKDIIVNSVKPYETVISESAIAKAEKSYKRKIKLDSNIEIQVNVRDIEQVHELIEVGYDETTNRKFYKIYFQEEV, encoded by the coding sequence ATGCTAGAAGTAAGCGACAGTAAATTAGCACAATATGTTGTACATCAAGTAAGTGATAAACTTGTTTTAGGCGAAGAAGTATTCTCTCAGCCAGAGGTCATGCTAGAAGCAGCTTTTACACAATTAGCATTTAACAAACTTGATATGGAGCAGCAATACGAATTTTTCCACGAAACGGATATTGGATTAAATGAAGTATATACATATGTGAAGGCGATTTTCGATTCTGAGAATAGTTTCCTTGAACAGTCTAAGCATATCGCCACACACTTACAAAGTGCATCTGGGCATCCTCATATTAAAAGTGGAGAATTATTCATAGGATTATTTGAAAACTGTTTTATGTCTACAGAAGTAACAAAGGTAATTGCCATTGTAAAAATTGATGAAAAAGAAATGTTTTTAGATGTGAAAAACGAGCAAAATAAAATGATTGTCAATGGCATCGATGGTATTAATGTTAAGAAAATTAATAATATGGCTGTTATCGTGAATATGGGGGCAGACGAAGCACCTGCTGTCTTTATGAAAACGAAAAAGAAAGAGGATGTTGTTTACTGGCAAGAGCGTTTTTTAAAAATTAAGGTAGCAGATGAACATTATCATAAAACAAATTTAGCGTTAGTAGAATGTAAAAAGTATATTTTAAAAGAAGAGAATTTTACGAATACCGAAAAATTAGGATTTTTAAACAAAACACTCGATTATTTTAGAAATGAAGAAGAATTCCAGGTAAATGATTATATGGAAACGGTTTTCGAAGAGGCTGATCCAGTACAAAAGGATATTATCGTGAATTCGGTAAAACCATATGAAACAGTCATTTCCGAGAGTGCGATTGCAAAGGCTGAAAAGAGTTATAAGCGTAAAATTAAACTTGATTCCAACATTGAAATTCAAGTGAATGTTCGTGATATCGAGCAAGTGCATGAACTGATTGAAGTCGGCTATGATGAAACAACCAATCGAAAATTTTATAAAATCTATTTCCAAGAAGAAGTGTAA
- the istA gene encoding IS21 family transposase, with the protein MHIQLEIETEFKINSLSDLANFKQVMEHLNMKINKSKLARDMGVDRRTIDKYLNGFIPKTKRNKPSKIDEFYPIIASLLSEDSKQVFYYRRNLWQYLKDNHGLDCGQSTFRTYIANTPEFKAYFEKNERVSSVHSGIRYETRMGKQAQLDWKESILYETSDGEQMEINVAVLVLSYSRMRFFYMSISKSQAVLCSFLTDTFEKMGGVPEELITDNMKTVMDEARTEQFTGKVNAKFAQFAKDFGFKVKPCVAGRPQTKGKVETTMKLQDEIQAYQGKFIIAELQAYIEKLCNRINHEIHQGTNKIPILEWQKEKNHLLQLPTERVRDSYRINHTLVKVNASSMISYKSNQYSVPPDYQGKKVGLQVYDNQLWIYYNMELIAQHKISEAKLNYQEAHYSEIITKAMPEYPDINDLAKRNLAAIGDMYK; encoded by the coding sequence ATGCATATTCAATTAGAGATTGAGACAGAATTTAAAATTAATAGTCTTTCAGATTTAGCAAATTTTAAACAAGTAATGGAGCATTTAAACATGAAGATTAATAAAAGTAAATTAGCAAGAGACATGGGAGTTGATCGACGAACAATCGATAAATATCTAAATGGCTTTATCCCAAAAACAAAGCGTAATAAGCCATCTAAAATTGATGAGTTCTATCCGATTATTGCCAGCCTCTTATCAGAAGATTCTAAGCAGGTATTTTATTATCGACGTAATCTTTGGCAGTATTTAAAAGACAATCATGGTTTAGATTGTGGACAATCTACATTCCGTACCTATATTGCCAATACGCCCGAATTTAAGGCTTATTTTGAGAAAAATGAACGCGTATCTTCTGTGCATAGCGGTATCCGTTATGAAACACGTATGGGCAAACAAGCACAGTTGGATTGGAAAGAAAGTATTCTTTATGAAACAAGTGATGGTGAACAGATGGAGATTAATGTAGCCGTGTTAGTGCTAAGCTACTCTCGTATGCGATTCTTTTATATGAGTATTTCCAAATCGCAGGCAGTTTTATGTTCTTTCTTAACCGATACGTTTGAAAAAATGGGTGGTGTACCAGAAGAGCTCATCACTGACAATATGAAAACTGTGATGGACGAAGCACGAACAGAACAGTTTACAGGAAAAGTGAATGCGAAGTTTGCGCAATTCGCGAAAGATTTTGGATTTAAAGTGAAGCCCTGTGTAGCAGGTCGTCCTCAAACAAAAGGAAAAGTAGAAACAACGATGAAATTACAAGATGAAATCCAAGCTTATCAAGGGAAGTTTATTATAGCCGAATTACAAGCCTATATTGAAAAACTATGTAATCGTATTAATCATGAAATTCATCAAGGGACGAATAAAATTCCGATTTTAGAATGGCAAAAAGAAAAGAATCACTTACTCCAGCTACCAACTGAACGAGTAAGAGATTCCTATCGAATCAACCATACGCTTGTAAAAGTCAATGCATCTAGCATGATTTCCTACAAGTCCAATCAATACTCCGTACCACCGGATTATCAAGGCAAAAAAGTAGGGTTACAAGTGTACGATAATCAATTATGGATTTATTATAACATGGAACTAATCGCGCAACACAAAATAAGTGAAGCAAAATTGAATTATCAAGAGGCACATTACAGTGAAATCATCACAAAAGCGATGCCCGAATACCCTGATATTAACGATTTAGCAAAACGAAATTTAGCAGCGATTGGAGATATGTATAAATGA
- a CDS encoding YjcZ family sporulation protein, with the protein MGYQGYGYGCDSGKGNGSTFVLIVVLFILLIIVGASFVY; encoded by the coding sequence ATGGGATATCAAGGATATGGTTATGGCTGTGACAGCGGTAAAGGAAATGGTTCAACATTCGTTCTGATCGTTGTCCTATTTATTCTTCTGATTATTGTTGGCGCTAGTTTCGTTTATTAA
- a CDS encoding SET domain-containing protein yields the protein MIEVKTSPLSDGEFNRGVFATSDIKKGELLHEAPVISYPNEQHQYIEQTLLADYAFEYGIGYSAILLGYGMLFNHSYEPNATYEINFKNHTFDFYAYTDIKAGDEILINYNGDVDDKDELWFNKD from the coding sequence ATGATTGAGGTAAAAACATCTCCATTAAGTGATGGAGAATTTAATAGAGGGGTATTTGCTACGAGTGATATCAAAAAGGGAGAGCTTTTACATGAAGCACCTGTTATTTCTTATCCAAACGAACAGCACCAGTATATTGAGCAAACCTTACTGGCTGATTACGCTTTCGAGTATGGGATAGGGTATTCTGCAATCCTTCTTGGTTATGGAATGTTGTTTAATCATTCCTATGAACCTAATGCAACGTATGAGATTAATTTTAAAAATCACACATTTGACTTCTATGCTTATACAGATATAAAAGCAGGAGATGAAATTCTCATTAATTATAATGGTGACGTTGATGACAAAGATGAACTGTGGTTTAATAAGGACTAA
- a CDS encoding NAD(P)-dependent oxidoreductase, with protein MDNSYKIAIIGGTGKVGRHIAARALEKGYQVRMLVRNPEKLTFRDARVEIVEGNAQNLKDIQKLLKDCQIVLNTFGQPLQEKQIYSSVTKNILEVMTDLQINRYIGVTGGSLTINGDKKSVINRVGAKLFEIFYSNMMIDKKKEWHILNDHKLIKWTLIRLPFVVDGKEKGDIKENLTDMPGTKITNRDIATFIINQIENLKYVQKAPFISN; from the coding sequence ATGGATAATTCTTATAAAATCGCTATAATCGGTGGGACGGGGAAGGTGGGACGTCATATTGCTGCTAGAGCTTTAGAGAAAGGGTATCAAGTTCGAATGCTAGTTAGAAATCCAGAAAAGTTAACTTTCAGAGACGCTAGGGTTGAAATAGTAGAAGGGAATGCACAAAATTTGAAAGATATTCAAAAACTACTAAAAGATTGTCAAATAGTTTTAAATACTTTTGGTCAGCCACTCCAAGAGAAACAGATTTATAGCAGTGTAACTAAAAATATACTAGAGGTAATGACTGATTTACAAATTAATCGTTATATTGGTGTTACGGGTGGTTCTCTAACTATTAATGGGGATAAAAAGAGCGTTATAAATAGAGTTGGGGCAAAGTTGTTTGAAATCTTCTACTCTAATATGATGATAGATAAGAAAAAAGAATGGCATATTCTTAACGATCATAAACTAATTAAATGGACACTCATTAGGCTGCCATTTGTAGTTGATGGCAAAGAAAAAGGAGACATCAAAGAAAATCTTACAGATATGCCAGGTACAAAAATAACTAATCGAGATATAGCGACTTTTATCATTAACCAAATTGAAAATTTAAAGTATGTACAAAAAGCACCATTTATCTCTAATTAA
- a CDS encoding cold-shock protein — MTQQGTVKWFNAEKGFGFIEVEGGNDVFAHFSAIQGDGFKSLDEGQKVEFSVEDGQRGPQATNIVKL; from the coding sequence ATGACACAACAAGGTACAGTAAAATGGTTTAACGCAGAAAAAGGTTTCGGTTTCATCGAAGTTGAAGGCGGAAACGATGTATTCGCTCACTTCTCAGCTATCCAAGGTGACGGCTTCAAATCACTTGACGAAGGTCAAAAAGTTGAATTCTCAGTAGAAGACGGCCAACGTGGACCACAAGCTACAAACATCGTAAAACTTTAA